The Cervus elaphus chromosome 32, mCerEla1.1, whole genome shotgun sequence genome window below encodes:
- the LOC122688105 gene encoding olfactory receptor 140-like, which translates to MDVLIPPNNVTEFVLLGLTQNPHLQKIIFIVFLFIFLFTVLANLLIVITISLSPTLSAPMYFLLTYLAFIDASYTSVTTPKLITDLLYQRRTISWGGCLTQLFLEHFLGGSEIILLIVMAYDRYVAICKPLHYTTIMQHGLCQLLVMVAWSGGILHATVQIIFVVNLTFCGPNIFDHFMCDLFPLLKLACGDTYKLGMVVAANSGAMCLLIFFLLFISYIVILSSLKSHGSEGRRRALSTCGSHFTVVVLFFVPCVFTYMRPVVTYPVDKWVTVFFAILTPMLNPIIYTVRNTEVKNAMMNLMKRRIT; encoded by the coding sequence ATGGATGTTCTTATACCTCCCAACAATGTGACAGAATTTGTTCTCTTGGGACTCACACAGAATCCACACTTGCAGAAAATAATCttcattgtctttttgtttattttcctattcACTGTTCTGGCCAATTTGCTCATTGTCATCACCATCTCCCTCAGCCCCACACTTTCTGCTCCTATGTACTTCCTTCTCACTTACTTGGCCTTCATAGATGCCTCCTACACATCCGTCACCACCCCTAAATTGATCACGGACCTGCTGTACCAGAGAAGAACCATCTCCTGGGGTGGCTGCCTGACTCAGCTCTTTCTGGAGCACTTCCTGGGAGGATCAGAGATCATACTCCTCATcgtcatggcctatgaccgctatgtggccatctgcaagcccctGCACTACACGACCATCATGCAACATGGGCTCTGCCAGCTCCTGGTGATGGTGGCCTGGAGCGGGGGGATCCTCCATGCCACTGTGCAGATTATTTTCGTGGTCAACTTGACCTTCTGTGGTCCCAACATCTTTGATCACTTCATGTGTGACCTCTTTCCATTGTTAAAACTTGCCTGCGGTGACACCTACAAGCTTGGAATGGTGGTGGCAGCCAACAGTGGGGCCATGTGCTTGctcatttttttcctgctcttcatctCCTACATAGTCATCCTGAGCTCCCTGAAATCTCATGGCTCTGAAGGACGGCGCAGAGCCCTCTCTACATGTGGCTCCCACTTTACAGTAGTGGTGCTCTTTTTTGTCCCTTGCGTATTCACCTACATGCGTCCTGTGGTCACGTATCCTGTGGACAAGTGGGTGACTGTATTCTTTGCAATCCTCACTCCCATGTTAAATCCTATCATTTACACAGTGAGAAACACAGAGGTGAAAAATGCCATGATGAACTTGATGAAGAGGAGAATAACTTAG